One window of the Zea mays cultivar B73 chromosome 3, Zm-B73-REFERENCE-NAM-5.0, whole genome shotgun sequence genome contains the following:
- the LOC103650368 gene encoding putative respiratory burst oxidase homolog protein H: MTSSAGYADGGTGGLGDGDPPVPPLRKQPSRIASGMRRLASKVSAAVPEMRGLKRTHSGTQSGLRGLRFLDKTSAGKDGWKSVEKRFDEMNTEGRLQRENFAKCIGMADSNEFASEVFVALARRTHINPDDGVTKEQLKQFWEEMTDQNFDSRLRIFFDMCDKNGDGKLTEDEVKEVIVLSASANKLAKLKKHAATYASLIMEELDPDHRGYIEIWQLETLLRGMVTASAPPEKMNMASASLARTMVPSSHRSPLQRRINKAVDFVHENWKRIWVLSLWGVLCIALFVFKFIQYRRRAVFEVMGYCVCIAKGAAETLKLNMALILLPVCRNTLTRLRSTALSKVVPFDDNINFHKVIALAIAIGSATHTLAHVLCDFPRLVACPKDKFMEKLGPFFNYVQPTWPTLLASIPGWTGILLILIMSFSFTLATHSFRRSVVKLPSPLHHLAGFNAFWYAHHLLVIAYVLLVMHSYFIFLTKQWYKRTTWMYLAVPVVFYASERSIRKIREQSYRVSIIKAAIYPGNVLSLYMTKPPGFKYKSGMYMFVKCPDVSPFEWHPFSITSAPGDDYLSVHIRTLGDWTSELRNLFGKACEAEVTSKKATLARLETTVVAHGLAEDTRFPKVFIDGPYGAPAQNYRKYDILLLIGLGIGATPFISILKDLLNNIKSNEEMHDAELGCSLKTNGPGRAYFYWVTREQGSFEWFKGVMNDVAESDRDDVIEMHNYLTSVYEEGDARSALIAMVQSLQHAKNGVDIVSGSKIRTHFARPNWRKVFSDLANAHKNSRIGVFYCGSPTLTKTLRDLSIEFSSTTTTRFHFHKENF; the protein is encoded by the exons ATGACATCATCGGCGGGGTACGCGGATGGCGGCACAGGAGGTCTGGGGGACGGGGACCCCCCGGTGCCGCCATTGAGGAAGCAGCCGTCACGGATCGCTTCGGGGATGCGTCGGCTGGCGTCCAAGGTATCGGCGGCGGTGCCAGAGATGCGTGGCCTCAAGCGTACACACTCCGGCACACAGTCAGGTTTGCGCGGTCTACGCTTCCTCGACAAGACGTCTGCCGGCAAAGACGGCTGGAAGTCCGTCGAGAAGCGGTTCGACGAGATGAACACCGAAGGCCGGCTGCAGAGGGAGAACTTCGCCAAGTGCATCG GTATGGCTGATTCAAACGAGTTTGCAAGCGAGGTGTTTGTGGCATTGGCTAGGAGAACACACATCAATCCGGACGATGGCGTAACAAAAGAACAACTGAAGCAATTTTGGGAGGAGATGACAGACCAGAACTTTGATTCTCGGCTACGAATTTTCTTTGACAT GTGTGACAAGAACGGTGATGGTAAGCTTACAGAAGATGAGGTCAAGGAG GTCATTGTGCTAAGTGCCTCAGCAAACAAGCTTGCTAAACTGAAGAAACACGCTGCGACGTACGCCTCTCTGATCATGGAAGAGCTGGATCCTGATCACCGCGGCTACATTGAG ATCTGGCAGCTGGAGACCTTGCTACGCGGGATGGTGACCGCCTCAGCGCCGCCAGAGAAGATGAACATGGCGTCAGCGTCCCTCGCGAGGACGATGGTGCCCTCTAGCCACCGGAGCCCGCTGCAGCGGCGCATCAACAAGGCCGTGGACTTTGTCCACGAGAACTGGAAGAGGATATGGGTGCTCTCCCTCTGGGGCGTCCTCTGCATCGCCCTCTTCGTATTCAAGTTCATCCAGTACCGGAGGCGCGCGGTGTTCGAGGTGATGGGCTACTGCGTCTGCATCGCCAAGGGCGCAGCGGAGACCCTCAAGCTCAACATGGCGCTCATATTGCTTCCGGTGTGCCGGAACACGCTCACAAGGCTGCGTTCCACCGCGCTCAGCAAGGTGGTGCCGTTCGACGACAACATAAACTTCCACAAGGTCATCGCGCTCGCAATCGCCATCGGGTCTGCGACCCATACGCTCGCGCACGTGCTCTGCGACTTCCCCAGGCTGGTGGCGTGCCCCAAGGACAAGTTCATGGAGAAGCTGGGGCCCTTCTTCAACTACGTCCAACCGACATGGCCGACTCTGCTGGCGAGCATCCCGGGATGGACCGGAATCCTGCTCATCCTCATAATGTCCTTCTCCTTCACGCTCGCGACGCACTCCTTCCGGAGGAGCGTGGTGAAGCTGCCGTCGCCGCTGCATCACCTGGCCGGCTTCAACGCCTTCTGGTATGCCCACCACCTGCTGGTGATCGCCTATGTCCTACTGGTGATGCACTCCTACTTCATATTCCTCACCAAGCAGTGGTACAAGAGAACG ACGTGGATGTACTTGGCAGTCCCTGTCGTCTTCTATGCCTCCGAGAGAAGTATCAGAAAAATTCGTGAGCAAAGCTATCGCGTGAGCATCATAAAGGCGGCAATCTACCCGGGAAACGTGCTCTCACTTTACATGACGAAGCCACCAGGCTTCAAGTACAAAAGCGGGATGTACATGTTTGTAAAATGCCCAGACGTTTCGCCTTTCGAATG GCACCCCTTCTCCATCACTTCGGCTCCTGGAGATGACTACTTGAGCGTGCATATCCGTACGTTAGGTGATTGGACATCAGAACTCAGGAATCTGTTTGGGAAG GCTTGTGAAGCTGAAGTAACTTCAAAGAAGGCTACACTAGCTAGACTCGAAACAACTGTTGTGGCACATGGTCTGGCAGAGGATACTAG GTTTCCTAAAGTCTTCATAGATGGCCCTTACGGTGCACCGGCTCAAAACTACAGGAAATACGACATTCTTTTGCTTATTGGGCTCGGGATTGGTGCGACTCCTTTCATCAGCATACTCAAGGATCTCCTGAACAACATAAAGTCCAACGAG GAGATGCATGACGCCGAGTTAGGTTGCAGTTTGAAGACCAATGGGCCAGGAAGAGCCTACTTCTACTGGGTTACAAGAGAGCAAGGCTCCTTCGAGTGGTTCAAAGGTGTTATGAACGACGTTGCCGAGAGTGATCGCGAC GATGTAATCGAGATGCACAATTACCTGACCAGCGTGTACGAGGAAGGCGACGCCAGGTCAGCCCTGATTGCCATGGTCCAGTCACTTCAGCATGCTAAGAATGGCGTGGATATCGTCTCAGGCAGCAAG ATTCGAACGCATTTTGCAAGGCCAAACTGGAGAAAAGTGTTCTCTGATTTGGCCAATGCCCACAAGAACTCACGCATCG GCGTTTTCTACTGTGGATCTCCAACACTGACCAAGACCCTGAGAGATCTTTCGATAGAGTTCAGCAGTACCACGACGACTCGGTTCCATTTCCACAAAGAGAATTTCTAA